The following are from one region of the Silurus meridionalis isolate SWU-2019-XX chromosome 25, ASM1480568v1, whole genome shotgun sequence genome:
- the stk36 gene encoding serine/threonine-protein kinase 36 isoform X3 produces the protein MVVMENYHVLEMIGEGSFGRVYKGRRRFNGQVVALKFIPKMGRSEKELRSLKREIEIMRGLKHPNIVLLLDSFETQSEVVVVTELAEGELFQILEDDGSLPENQVREIACQLVSALYYLHSHRILHRDMKPQNILLGKGGVVKLCDFGFARAMSVSTLVLTSIKGTPLYMSPELVKEKPYDHTADLWSLGCILYELHTGAPPFYTNSIFQLVQLIVKDPVKWPDNMSQGCMSFLNGLLNKDPQKRLTWPGLLHHPYVADGVIVLPDEGSCSPLTITPSPDIQAMKQQQVAEKSAPRSEEGKLLRRARDMQDKKQKNKQDQTKNGKALINQPRTKTAPAGEAPTSSYSLGSTFTVCRNSAHPPANQHQANDIGVARVNSAPCKGPISRDYEREFPSVEVGPRLLMRCSRSGHSSLASVRMDSDEQDVNSDDEWQRLAEVTDHTSVPMDAHMHQKLWNKLFGCKEQLLNGKLEEPSTILQLLKILTNIILTSNPADARRISEETDALQILFSLIEVMLGSAEVMKKPWSERVLGELTAVLLPIWEIQPDWRMKETRAEDLCQLLISLFLDPNPNTLAPQAAAILSLFVHYGVCVNIHMDRLTALLENLLSGPEEPHYPLPPGWGMCDGVLELILYFLSESESSALYDFRISEVWCHLWTKVGTILESTAAKPDFLSVDGLSVLLSIALLAFSTEPYDCLLLYFEDDKKLIRILARLLTTDSSAPLKRGLLWGGSDMNSLAMMSCQLLCFPFAVELPQEKMVAILHSYQSLNVVESLVQVIQLQSPALLELPLSLLRRLCLSSPKYAVPSFIRTAQVCGFLPQSTSSDQTLNNLNQSGSAADQPRLNGTPHNKKLQMVRICGDHPTRNTDIIKGSINKSGDTRDPPNMHCQVSKSKSGKVRERGFHSKIKQDLKILSIEHLQDSMEQHSDGVEELLDSLELDKGFSDHLIHLTARHKSNTSWIIDSLEQPKNCKGHTTVIKSCPKESEVKGQPPQPKIRTASSLLSMLLQTESLFGCAVQLLGLLCQTCTPDSTLFAMPVDPVVLRATLCHYDDGVREAGCDLLTCLEPDLGPVSPRSNVGPNWTIEPTLFKDLLSRLSDSAPSVRRSACKASVKWLDMMRKTKVSSKRNQHLQQGSKCRRGTVSAPAVTGRERMSITQQTKSNSVPFLGSMGTYIEGEEWLKVAMGAASPAVSLLSDSDAIIRRQGCIILGSMAAITGGERALMSADAPHQLLRLARADSHHAVRRQALSALCAFSQQDALQQALKSIEAELQLHHISQSSSLPSNYRWMGQAKAEHNVDSTPG, from the exons A TGGTCGTGATGGAGAACTACCATGTTTTGGAGATGATAGGCGAAGGCTCATTTGGGCGAGTGTACAAAGGTCGTCGGAGGTTTAACGGCCAG GTTGTTGCTTTAAAGTTCATCCCTAAAATGGGCCGCTCTGAAAAAGAACTGCGGAGCCTgaagagagagattgagatcATGCGAGGTCTCAAGCATCCAAACATAGTCCTGCTTCTGGACAGTTTCGAGACACAATCGGAG GTGGTAGTGGTGACCGAGCTTGCTGAAGGCGAATTGTTTCAGATCCTGGAGGATGATGGAAGCTTACCTGAGAACCAG GTGCGTGAGATAGCTTGCCAGCTGGTATCTGCCCTGTATTACTTGCACTCCCATCGTATATTGCACCGCGACATGAAACCGCAGAACATCCTTCTGGGCAAAGGGGGTGTGGTGAAGCTCTGTGACTTTGG ATTTGCTCGGGCCATGAGCGTGTCCACACTGGTGTTGACCTCCATAAAGGGAACTCCATTGTACATGTCTCCAGAGTTGGTGAAAGAGAAACCCTATGACCACACAGCTGACCTTTGGTCTTTGGGTTGCATTCTTTACGAACTCCACACGGGGGCGCCGCCGTTCTACACCAACTCAATCTTTCAGCTCGTACAGCTGATCGTCAAGGATCCGGTCAAATGGCCAGACAATATGAGCCAGGGCTGCATG AGTTTTCTAAATGGTCTTTTAAATAAAGACCCTCAGAAGAGGCTCACTTGGCCTGGGCTGCTTCACCATCCGTATGTTGCAGATGGAGTCATAG TTTTGCCAGATGAGGGTTCGTGCAGCCCCCTGACCATAACGCCCAGTCCCGACATCCAGGCCATGAAGCAGCAGCAGGTGGCAGAAAAATCGGCACCTCGCAGTGAAGAGGGCAAATTACTGCGCAGAGCCAGAGACATGCAAGACAAAAAGCAGAAGAATAAACAG GACCAGACGAAGAATGGCAAAGCGCTTATCAACCAGCCTCGCACCAAAACTGCCCCGGCTGGAGAAGCCCCCACCAGCAGTTATTCATTGGGCAGCACCTTTACAGTGTGTCGAAATTCAGCTCATCCACCAGCCAATCAGCATCAAGCCAATGACATTGGTGTTGCCAG GGTGAATTCGGCTCCGTGTAAGGGCCCCATCAGCAGGGACTATGAGAGAGAGTTTCCTTCAGTGGAGGTGGGACCGAGGCTGCTGATGAGATGCTCTAGATCTGGACACTCCAGCTTGGCTTCTGTTAGGATGGACAGTGAT GAGCAAGATGTTAACAGTGATGATGAGTGGCAGCGGTTGGCTGAAGTGACAGATCACACGTCTGTGCCCATGGATGCCCACATGCATCAGAAACTGTGGAACAAGCTTTTTGGATGCAAGGAGCAG CTCCTTAATGGGAAGTTGGAAGAGCCTTCCACTATTCTTCAGCTTCTTAAGATTCTCACTAACATCATTCTGACCTCGAACCCCGCTGATGCCCGGAGAATTAGCGAGGAGACAGACGCGcttcaaattttatttagtcTGATTGAGGTGATGCTTGGCAGTGCTGAAGTCATGAAG AAGCCGTGGAGCGAGAGGGTGCTGGGAGAGCTGACGGCTGTGCTTTTGCCGATTTGGGAGATTCAGCCTGACTGGCGAATGAAGGAGACGAG GGCTGAGGATTTGTGCCAGCTGTTGATATCATTATTTCTCGATCCAAACCCAAACACTCTGGCA CCACAAGCAGCTGCAATCCTGAGTCTGTTTGTTCACTAcggtgtgtgtgttaacatccACATGGACAGACTTACGGCTCTTTTGGAGAATCTCTTGTCAGGACCAGAGGAG cCTCATTACCCTTTACCTCCTGGTTGGGGCATGTGCGACGGTGTCCTGgaattaattctttattttctctctgag AGTGAAAGCAGTGCTCTGTATGATTTTCGGATCTCTGAGGTTTGGTGTCACTTGTGGACTAAAGTTGGCACAATTCTAGAAAGCACAGCAGCCAAACCTGATTTTCTTTCAGttgatg GTCTCTCTGTCCTTTTATCTATCGCTCTGCTCGCTTTCTCCACTGAGCCTTATGATTGCCTACTCCTGTATTTTGAGGATGACAAAAAGCTTATTCGCATCCTCGCTCGTCTCTTGACTACTGATAG CTCAGCACCACTTAAAAGGGGTCTCCTGTGGGGCGGCTCTGATATGAATAGTCTAGCCATGATGAGCTGCCAGTTACTGTGCTTTCCATTCGCTGTGGAGCTGCCCCAGGAGAAAATGGTGGCGATTCTGCACTCGTATCAAAGCCTAAATGTTGTGGAAAGCTTAGTTCAG GTGATTCAGCTCCAATCCCCTGCTCTTTTAGAGCTTCCACTTTCTCTGTTGCGCCGTCTTTGCCTGTCCTCCCCTAAGTATGCTGTTCCAAGCTTCATCAGAACAGCTCAAGTCTGTGGGTTTCTTCCCCAGAGTACATCATCCGACCAAACCTTAAATAATCTTAACCAGTCTGGGAGTGCAGCAGACCAACCAAGACTTAACGGCACCCCACATAATAAAAAGTTACAAATGGTCAGAATTTGTGGGGATCACCCTACGAGAAACACCGACATAATAAAAGGGAGTATAAATAAAAGTGGGGACACAAGGGATCCTCCTAACATGCACTGCCAGGTATCCAAAAGCAAGTCTGGGAAGGTGAGAGAAAGAGGCTTTCATTCCAAGATCAAACAAGATCTAAAAATTCTCAGCATAGAACACCTTCAAGATAGTATGGAGCAACACAGCGATGGTGTTGAGGAGCTTCTAGACAGCCTAGAGTTAGACAAAGGCTTCTCAGACCATCTCATACACCTCACAGCACGGCACAAGAGCAACACAAGCTGGATTATTGACAGTTTAGAACAGCCAAAGAACTGCAAAGGTCACACTACTGTAATTAAGAGTTGTCCTAAAGAATCAGAGGTCAAAGGTCAGCCTCCTCAGCCTAAAATTAGGACAGCAAGTTCTCTCTTGTCTATGCTGCTACAGACTGAATCTTTGTTTGGGTGTGCTGTGCAACTTCTGGGTTTGCTCTGTCAGACTTGCACACCTGACTCCACCCTCTTTGCCATGCCCGTGGACCCGGTCGTGCTCCGAGCTACTCTATGCCACTATGATGACGGAGTTCGAGAAGCCGGCTGTGACCTCTTGACTTGCCTAGAACCAGATTTGGGACCCGTCTCTCCTAGGTCAAATGTAGGACCAAACTGGACCATTGAACCAACATTGTTCAAGGATTTGCTGAGCCGCTTGTCTGATTCTGCACCTTCTGTACGCAGAAGTGCTTGTAAGGCTTCGGTAAAGTGGCTAGACATGATGAGAAAGACTAAAGTGTCATCAAAGAGAAACCAGCATTTACAGCAAGGGTCTAAGTGCAGGAGGGGAACCGTCAGTGCTCCAGCCGTAACAGGCAGAGAAAGAATGAGtatcacacaacaaacaaaaagcaactCCGTCCCTTTCTTAGGTTCTATGGGTACTTATATAGAGGGGGAAGAGTGGCTCAAAGTCGCTATGGGAGCAGCATCTCCAGCAGTTTCTCTCCTCTCAGATTCTGATGCCATCATTCGGCGACAAGGCTGCATCATCCTAGGGAGCATGGCTGCCATTACAGGAGGTGAAAGAGCGTTGATGAGCGCAGACGCTCCCCATCAACTCCTGCGCCTTGCCCGTGCCGACTCCCATCATGCAGTGCGGCGTCAAGCCTTGTCCGCCCTGTGTGCATTTAGTCAACAGGACGCACTGCAGCAG GCTCTGAAGTCCATTGAAGCCGAGCTTCAACTCCACCATATATCCCAGAGTTCTTCACTTCCGAGCAATTACAGATGGATGGGTCAAGCCAAGGCAGAACATAATGTAGACTCAACACCTGGGTAA
- the stk36 gene encoding serine/threonine-protein kinase 36 isoform X2 codes for MVVMENYHVLEMIGEGSFGRVYKGRRRFNGQVVALKFIPKMGRSEKELRSLKREIEIMRGLKHPNIVLLLDSFETQSEVVVVTELAEGELFQILEDDGSLPENQVREIACQLVSALYYLHSHRILHRDMKPQNILLGKGGVVKLCDFGFARAMSVSTLVLTSIKGTPLYMSPELVKEKPYDHTADLWSLGCILYELHTGAPPFYTNSIFQLVQLIVKDPVKWPDNMSQGCMSFLNGLLNKDPQKRLTWPGLLHHPYVADGVIVLPDEGSCSPLTITPSPDIQAMKQQQVAEKSAPRSEEGKLLRRARDMQDKKQKNKQDQTKNGKALINQPRTKTAPAGEAPTSSYSLGSTFTVCRNSAHPPANQHQANDIGVARVNSAPCKGPISRDYEREFPSVEVGPRLLMRCSRSGHSSLASVRMDSDEQDVNSDDEWQRLAEVTDHTSVPMDAHMHQKLWNKLFGCKEQLLNGKLEEPSTILQLLKILTNIILTSNPADARRISEETDALQILFSLIEVMLGSAEVMKKPWSERVLGELTAVLLPIWEIQPDWRMKETRAEDLCQLLISLFLDPNPNTLAPQAAAILSLFVHYGVCVNIHMDRLTALLENLLSGPEEPHYPLPPGWGMCDGVLELILYFLSESESSALYDFRISEVWCHLWTKVGTILESTAAKPDFLSVDGLSVLLSIALLAFSTEPYDCLLLYFEDDKKLIRILARLLTTDSSSAPLKRGLLWGGSDMNSLAMMSCQLLCFPFAVELPQEKMVAILHSYQSLNVVESLVQVIQLQSPALLELPLSLLRRLCLSSPKYAVPSFIRTAQVCGFLPQSTSSDQTLNNLNQSGSAADQPRLNGTPHNKKLQMVRICGDHPTRNTDIIKGSINKSGDTRDPPNMHCQVSKSKSGKVRERGFHSKIKQDLKILSIEHLQDSMEQHSDGVEELLDSLELDKGFSDHLIHLTARHKSNTSWIIDSLEQPKNCKGHTTVIKSCPKESEVKGQPPQPKIRTASSLLSMLLQTESLFGCAVQLLGLLCQTCTPDSTLFAMPVDPVVLRATLCHYDDGVREAGCDLLTCLEPDLGPVSPRSNVGPNWTIEPTLFKDLLSRLSDSAPSVRRSACKASVKWLDMMRKTKVSSKRNQHLQQGSKCRRGTVSAPAVTGRERMSITQQTKSNSVPFLGSMGTYIEGEEWLKVAMGAASPAVSLLSDSDAIIRRQGCIILGSMAAITGGERALMSADAPHQLLRLARADSHHAVRRQALSALCAFSQQDALQQALKSIEAELQLHHISQSSSLPSNYRWMGQAKAEHNVDSTPG; via the exons A TGGTCGTGATGGAGAACTACCATGTTTTGGAGATGATAGGCGAAGGCTCATTTGGGCGAGTGTACAAAGGTCGTCGGAGGTTTAACGGCCAG GTTGTTGCTTTAAAGTTCATCCCTAAAATGGGCCGCTCTGAAAAAGAACTGCGGAGCCTgaagagagagattgagatcATGCGAGGTCTCAAGCATCCAAACATAGTCCTGCTTCTGGACAGTTTCGAGACACAATCGGAG GTGGTAGTGGTGACCGAGCTTGCTGAAGGCGAATTGTTTCAGATCCTGGAGGATGATGGAAGCTTACCTGAGAACCAG GTGCGTGAGATAGCTTGCCAGCTGGTATCTGCCCTGTATTACTTGCACTCCCATCGTATATTGCACCGCGACATGAAACCGCAGAACATCCTTCTGGGCAAAGGGGGTGTGGTGAAGCTCTGTGACTTTGG ATTTGCTCGGGCCATGAGCGTGTCCACACTGGTGTTGACCTCCATAAAGGGAACTCCATTGTACATGTCTCCAGAGTTGGTGAAAGAGAAACCCTATGACCACACAGCTGACCTTTGGTCTTTGGGTTGCATTCTTTACGAACTCCACACGGGGGCGCCGCCGTTCTACACCAACTCAATCTTTCAGCTCGTACAGCTGATCGTCAAGGATCCGGTCAAATGGCCAGACAATATGAGCCAGGGCTGCATG AGTTTTCTAAATGGTCTTTTAAATAAAGACCCTCAGAAGAGGCTCACTTGGCCTGGGCTGCTTCACCATCCGTATGTTGCAGATGGAGTCATAG TTTTGCCAGATGAGGGTTCGTGCAGCCCCCTGACCATAACGCCCAGTCCCGACATCCAGGCCATGAAGCAGCAGCAGGTGGCAGAAAAATCGGCACCTCGCAGTGAAGAGGGCAAATTACTGCGCAGAGCCAGAGACATGCAAGACAAAAAGCAGAAGAATAAACAG GACCAGACGAAGAATGGCAAAGCGCTTATCAACCAGCCTCGCACCAAAACTGCCCCGGCTGGAGAAGCCCCCACCAGCAGTTATTCATTGGGCAGCACCTTTACAGTGTGTCGAAATTCAGCTCATCCACCAGCCAATCAGCATCAAGCCAATGACATTGGTGTTGCCAG GGTGAATTCGGCTCCGTGTAAGGGCCCCATCAGCAGGGACTATGAGAGAGAGTTTCCTTCAGTGGAGGTGGGACCGAGGCTGCTGATGAGATGCTCTAGATCTGGACACTCCAGCTTGGCTTCTGTTAGGATGGACAGTGAT GAGCAAGATGTTAACAGTGATGATGAGTGGCAGCGGTTGGCTGAAGTGACAGATCACACGTCTGTGCCCATGGATGCCCACATGCATCAGAAACTGTGGAACAAGCTTTTTGGATGCAAGGAGCAG CTCCTTAATGGGAAGTTGGAAGAGCCTTCCACTATTCTTCAGCTTCTTAAGATTCTCACTAACATCATTCTGACCTCGAACCCCGCTGATGCCCGGAGAATTAGCGAGGAGACAGACGCGcttcaaattttatttagtcTGATTGAGGTGATGCTTGGCAGTGCTGAAGTCATGAAG AAGCCGTGGAGCGAGAGGGTGCTGGGAGAGCTGACGGCTGTGCTTTTGCCGATTTGGGAGATTCAGCCTGACTGGCGAATGAAGGAGACGAG GGCTGAGGATTTGTGCCAGCTGTTGATATCATTATTTCTCGATCCAAACCCAAACACTCTGGCA CCACAAGCAGCTGCAATCCTGAGTCTGTTTGTTCACTAcggtgtgtgtgttaacatccACATGGACAGACTTACGGCTCTTTTGGAGAATCTCTTGTCAGGACCAGAGGAG cCTCATTACCCTTTACCTCCTGGTTGGGGCATGTGCGACGGTGTCCTGgaattaattctttattttctctctgag AGTGAAAGCAGTGCTCTGTATGATTTTCGGATCTCTGAGGTTTGGTGTCACTTGTGGACTAAAGTTGGCACAATTCTAGAAAGCACAGCAGCCAAACCTGATTTTCTTTCAGttgatg GTCTCTCTGTCCTTTTATCTATCGCTCTGCTCGCTTTCTCCACTGAGCCTTATGATTGCCTACTCCTGTATTTTGAGGATGACAAAAAGCTTATTCGCATCCTCGCTCGTCTCTTGACTACTGATAG CAGCTCAGCACCACTTAAAAGGGGTCTCCTGTGGGGCGGCTCTGATATGAATAGTCTAGCCATGATGAGCTGCCAGTTACTGTGCTTTCCATTCGCTGTGGAGCTGCCCCAGGAGAAAATGGTGGCGATTCTGCACTCGTATCAAAGCCTAAATGTTGTGGAAAGCTTAGTTCAG GTGATTCAGCTCCAATCCCCTGCTCTTTTAGAGCTTCCACTTTCTCTGTTGCGCCGTCTTTGCCTGTCCTCCCCTAAGTATGCTGTTCCAAGCTTCATCAGAACAGCTCAAGTCTGTGGGTTTCTTCCCCAGAGTACATCATCCGACCAAACCTTAAATAATCTTAACCAGTCTGGGAGTGCAGCAGACCAACCAAGACTTAACGGCACCCCACATAATAAAAAGTTACAAATGGTCAGAATTTGTGGGGATCACCCTACGAGAAACACCGACATAATAAAAGGGAGTATAAATAAAAGTGGGGACACAAGGGATCCTCCTAACATGCACTGCCAGGTATCCAAAAGCAAGTCTGGGAAGGTGAGAGAAAGAGGCTTTCATTCCAAGATCAAACAAGATCTAAAAATTCTCAGCATAGAACACCTTCAAGATAGTATGGAGCAACACAGCGATGGTGTTGAGGAGCTTCTAGACAGCCTAGAGTTAGACAAAGGCTTCTCAGACCATCTCATACACCTCACAGCACGGCACAAGAGCAACACAAGCTGGATTATTGACAGTTTAGAACAGCCAAAGAACTGCAAAGGTCACACTACTGTAATTAAGAGTTGTCCTAAAGAATCAGAGGTCAAAGGTCAGCCTCCTCAGCCTAAAATTAGGACAGCAAGTTCTCTCTTGTCTATGCTGCTACAGACTGAATCTTTGTTTGGGTGTGCTGTGCAACTTCTGGGTTTGCTCTGTCAGACTTGCACACCTGACTCCACCCTCTTTGCCATGCCCGTGGACCCGGTCGTGCTCCGAGCTACTCTATGCCACTATGATGACGGAGTTCGAGAAGCCGGCTGTGACCTCTTGACTTGCCTAGAACCAGATTTGGGACCCGTCTCTCCTAGGTCAAATGTAGGACCAAACTGGACCATTGAACCAACATTGTTCAAGGATTTGCTGAGCCGCTTGTCTGATTCTGCACCTTCTGTACGCAGAAGTGCTTGTAAGGCTTCGGTAAAGTGGCTAGACATGATGAGAAAGACTAAAGTGTCATCAAAGAGAAACCAGCATTTACAGCAAGGGTCTAAGTGCAGGAGGGGAACCGTCAGTGCTCCAGCCGTAACAGGCAGAGAAAGAATGAGtatcacacaacaaacaaaaagcaactCCGTCCCTTTCTTAGGTTCTATGGGTACTTATATAGAGGGGGAAGAGTGGCTCAAAGTCGCTATGGGAGCAGCATCTCCAGCAGTTTCTCTCCTCTCAGATTCTGATGCCATCATTCGGCGACAAGGCTGCATCATCCTAGGGAGCATGGCTGCCATTACAGGAGGTGAAAGAGCGTTGATGAGCGCAGACGCTCCCCATCAACTCCTGCGCCTTGCCCGTGCCGACTCCCATCATGCAGTGCGGCGTCAAGCCTTGTCCGCCCTGTGTGCATTTAGTCAACAGGACGCACTGCAGCAG GCTCTGAAGTCCATTGAAGCCGAGCTTCAACTCCACCATATATCCCAGAGTTCTTCACTTCCGAGCAATTACAGATGGATGGGTCAAGCCAAGGCAGAACATAATGTAGACTCAACACCTGGGTAA